A segment of the Superficieibacter sp. HKU1 genome:
AACGCTGGATCTGCTGATCATCGATGAGGTTGGTGTACAGTTCGGCAGCCCGGCAGAAATGACTATCCTTCAGGAGGTAATTAACGCCCGTTATGAAAGTATTCTGCCAACGATCCTCATCAGTAATCTGACCTTTGACCAGCTAAAGGAAACCATAGGGGAGCGTATTGTTGACCGGGTAACGGATGGAGGTCGTAACCGCCTTGCATTTGGCTGGGGTAGCTATCGCAGTATTAGCGGAGTGGTAGCATGAGCCAGGTCTGGAGAAATGACGATCTTGAAGGCGCTGTTATCGGCGCGATTTGCCTGCGGGGTGCAGATCCAGAGGTACTGGATATCCTGTCACGCATGCCTGCGAGCGTTTTTTCGGTTCACCAGTACCGTGAAATTTATCGAGGAATTTGCGGACAGGCACGTAATGGGATTATTGATCCGTTACTACTTTGCGAGACACTTCCGGCACTGAGTGCGGTAATTATGTCCGCATCAAATATTCCCTGGGCAAAATCAGCGCTGGGTTCATACGTATTAATCCTGATCCGTAATGCAGCAATCCGCGACGCTGAGAAAGCTATGACAGAAGCGTTAGCAGCCATGCGTGAGGCTACCAATGGTGCTGCGGCAGTTGCGGCAATGGAGTCAGCAAAGCAGATTATGTCCGTCATTGATATCAATGGCGAAAGCGTGAACCCCGTTCATATTGATGAATTACTGCCTGAAGTCGTTTCACGTGTGGAAGCAAGAATGCAAGGGCTGGAAGAAGGGCGCTCGCTGCTTACCGGCATTGAAGATCTGGATGTAAAAACTGGGGGTATTGATATCACCGATCTGGTGTTTATCGCTGCACGGCCTTCGATGGGCAAAACGGAGCTGGCGCTGGACATTATTGACAAAGTGTCTGAGCAGGGGCATGGCGTACTTTTTTTCAGCATGGAAATGGCCAATATTCAGATCGGCGAGCGTATGGTTTCCGCGGCTGGTGGAATGCCTGTTTCGCGTTTAAAAGCTGTTGACCGATTTGAAAATGAAGACTGGGCACGTCTCACGACAGGTGTAGCTCGCCTTACTGGACGTAATATCTGGATGGTCGATGCCAACGATCTGACGGTAGAGCAAATTTCCCGTACCGCAACCCGCTGGAAAATGGCTCATCCGGAAATCGCGCTGGTGGTAGTAGACTATCTGGCACTTATCAAAATCCAAAGCACAGCGCGGTACGATCTGGCTGTTGGCGACGTTTCCAAAGGACTCAAGCGCCTGGCGAAAGCGAACAAGACACCTGTTATTGCGCTTAGCCAGCTTTCGCGCGGCGTTGAATCACGCCCGAACAAACGCCCAATGAACTCTGACCTTAAAAACTCCGGTGAAATTGAGGCCGACGCTGACTTAATTATGATGCTCTATCGTGACGAGGTCTATAACCCAGAATCTCCGGCAAAAGGTATCGCTGAGATCAACATCACCAAACAGCGAAATGGCGAGCTGGGCACAGTGTATCGCCGGTTCTTCAACGGTCATTTCCTCCCTATCGATCAGGATGAGGCAAAAGCCAGAACTGCGCCACAAGTAAGGGCTCAGGCGCGTCGCTATTCGAAAGGGAGCCAGTCGACATATGCAGATTTTTAATATTATTCCAATGGGTAAGCCGCGCATGACGCGTGCAGATAAATGGAAAAAACGGGATGTGGTTCTGCGCTACCGGGCTTTTTGCGATGAAGTTCGCCTGAACGGGCTGGTGATGCCGGAAACTGGCGGGCACATCACATTTGTCATTCCCATGCCTGCCAGCTGGAGCCAGAAGAAACGCGCAGCGATGAAAGGTCAGGCGCACCAGCAAAAGCCCGATGCAGACAACATGCTCAAGGCACTTATGGATGCTCTGTTTACAGATGATGCACATATCTGGGCTGTGCGGGTAACCAAGCGCTGGGGTGAGACAGGGCAGATTTTAATTTCAACAAATGAGAGGGCGGCCTAATGCGTGATGTTCAGATGGTACTTGAACGCTGGGGAGTATGGGCAGCAAGCGGAAAAGGAAATATCGGCTATCCACGCATTGCGGCGGGCCTTTCTAGCCTGCTTCCTGCCAGCAGGGCCGGGCGTCCGTCATGCTGTGATGATGACGGGATGTTTATCAACGAGGCAATGATCCGCCTCAGAAAGCACGATGAATACCTTTGTGCGCTGCTTGAATGGCATTACATCGAAAATATGACGTTGCGAGCAATGGCCGCCAAACTGGGTATTTCCCATAATCACGTTTCAGTGCGCCTGCAGTCGGCGGAAAGCTTTATTCAGGGATGCTTGTGCACTCTCGATATCAAGCTTGAGATGGACCGGGAATGCCGAAAAGAAAATGTTCTTCCAGTGAGGCTTAAAAGGGTTGTGTAATTACAAAACCGCAATTATTCTGCTATGAGTTGTCACACGGCAATAACGCATAACATCAAAACCTCGCTTCGGCGGGGTTTTTGCATTTCAGGGGAAATGTATGCAGCAACCTTATCTTTTCAACCCAGGAATGAATACTGAAGAGCTTGAGCAATGGCTTTCTCAACAGCGACTGCATGTCGCCTGTTACAACAATCTGCTCAAAGAAAAAGCCGCTCTTGAAGAGCGGCTAAATGAAGTGAATGACTCTATTGAGAAGCTTTCATCTTTAGGTTTTGAAGGTGAATTGAGTTTTCCATGTAGTCCCAGTCCTTCTCCGGCAAATGCTCAAAAGTAACTGAGAAGTTAGGCAGTTCTAAAATTTTTAATGCCGACTGTGCTTCATCAGTGAGATTTTCAATTTTTATTTCATCCTGAATAACAAACAGGGAATCCTCAAAAGATAATTTCCTTATATCTCCTGGAAACCACCTGGTCTTCATAAAAATCAGATGATGCAACGCAGCTGGTCCCTCAAGAGGGTTGAAAATAGTTGCATGCTTGAGTCTGTGCTGATGAAGAATCATTTCAAGAATGTATATCAGTGCCGTTCTATTACGGATCTGGTTATCCTGGGTACTGTCTTTGTAATATGCTGATGGAGACATGTTCCTGTTGTTGCAAACCCGCATTCGAATGACTTGTAGCAGATTGTCGTAATCGGACATTATGGTTCCTTAATGGTGTATGTATTGGCAAATCCACAATACCAGAGCATAAAAACAGCCGCTATCGTATGGCTTTTATTATGGGGCTCGCTTAGGCGGGCCGCTCCGTACCAGTAAGCGGAAATTTGACGCCATCGACATTGACGAAATCCGTTTCTCGGCTGTTAATTAGTGAGTGGTGAATCCCCCTATGCGGAGGGGCTACCAGTAAGGTCATTGATTATTCAACATCGCGGATCTGCTGACTGGGGCAGATCCACCGGGAGGCACCCGGCACCACATACCAATTACATCGACAGTCATATTTGCTTTGCTACTTCTGGCCTGCTTTTACAAGCAGGCTTTTTAGCCATCTTTAACACATCGTGCGGTAGGGTGCCTTTTTTAGCCTCATAAACAGGCGATTACAGCGAAATGGGATAAGATTCTTTTGTGGTGAATCCCCCTAAGCGGAGGGGCGTATCAGCATCTATGGCTGTTTATTGTTCGTTATCAGAACGCAAGTTCAAGTTGCTGGCTAGGACTTACCGGGAGGCACCCGGCACCACGCTCATCTTGGTAATAAAAAACCCTTTTGCCTGCTTTTACGAGCAGGCTTTTTTTTAGCCATCATTGACATATTGTGCGATAGAGTGCCGTTTATATCCTCAAAAACAGGCGATTACAGCGAAACGGTATAAGATTCTTTTGTGGTGAATCCCCCTGAGCGGAGGGGCGTAATCAGCAACCGGTTAACAGTAAGACAACCTAACACGCAAGTTTCAGTCGCTGGCTCGAACTTACCGGGAGGCACCCGGCACCACAAGCCAAAAAAATATCTCACAAGCCTGCAGTGCAGGCTTTTTTTTATCCATTTTCCCCTGAAACACTTCCCCCAAGCGGAGGTGAGAGACATGTCCCATATGAGCAAACTCGTAACCGGTGTCGCGCTCGGCACTTCCGGCGGCACCATCCTGAACGGTGTTCTGACAAAACTGAGCCCTGATGAATGGAGTGCCGTCGGCGTGCTGGCTGGTATCGCGGGCATTGTCATCACCGGGCTTATTAACTGGTACTTCAAACGAAAGGTCGCCAATGCCCAGGTCAGGGCGCTGGAGAAATACGGCCCGACGGTAAAAGTTGGAGATGACTGATATGCCAATGACCAGCAGTCTGCGTAATAAACTCATCGCTGCTGCGGGCGGCGGTGCGATGCTCATCGCCACTATTTTTCTTGGTGGTCATGACGGTGTGGAAGGGCGAAAGTATGTAGCCTACAAAGATGTGGCGGGTGTCTGGAGTGTGTGCGACGGTCACACCGGGCGCGATATCGTCCGGCACAAAACCTATACCGACAGGGAATGTGATGCCCTGCTGTGGAAAGACCTGCAACCGGCAAAGCGCACCGTTGATCAGCTGGTAAAGGTGCCGGTGGGCGAGTATCAGCGCGCCGCGCTCTACAGCTTTGTGTTTAACGTCGGCTCTGATGCGTTTTCTAAATCCACTTTGCTGCGGAAACTCAATAAGGGCGACCATGCCGGTGCGTGCGAAGAGATGCGCCGCTGGGTTTACGCTGGTGGCATGAAATGGAAGGGACTGCAGAACCGGCGCGAGATGGAGCGTTCCATGTGCCTGGCGGAAGGTGAAAATGACCTTTAAAGCGAAACTTATCGGCGCGCTGGTTATCGCTGGCCTGCTGGTGGCGCTTGGCTGGGCGGTCAGTCACTACCGCGATAATGCCATTGCCTATAAAGAGCAGCGCGATAAAGCGAAGGGCGACCTGCTGCTGGCGAACGACACCATTAATGATATGAAGGTGCGCCAGCGCGACGTCGCCGCACTCGATGCGAAATACTACGGAGAACTGGCAGATGCCAAAGCGACTATTGACCAGCTTGAACGTGATGTTGCTGCTGGCCGTAAGCGGCTGCAACTCAACGCCACCTGCGGAGCGAACGGAGCGCCCGGCACCACCAGCGTGGATGATGGCACCGGCCCCCGACTTACTGACGCCGCTGAACGGGATTATTTCACCCTCAGAGAGCGAATTGAAACTGTGACAAAGCAACTGACCGGGTTGCAGCAGTACGTTCGTGAGCAATGTCTGCGATAAAAGAAAGCCCTCATTAAGAGGGCAAGGGGCAGGAGTAATTCATTTTATGCTTTGACTAACGTTGACTGTGACTACTCAGTGACTGAAGCAATACACCTGGCAGTTGGCACAGCTTCGGTTGCCCTGGGCAGTAGCACGGAGAAAGTCTGGTTTAAGAGGCCTATGTGACAAGCGGGAAAAGATGCGATTGGGATTAGTCCTGGTTCAGACGCAAAAAATTTCCCTTCCAAAGTGAAATCCAGGAACTTCAGAAGGGAGACCAAGTGGTCATCGTTACAAAGAACAAGTGAAGCATAAAGTAATCTGAGCAAATAGATACTGTTATTAAAAAATAAGCACGAACTGTATCTTTACTTTGTTAAATGAAACGCCGTTTGTATTAGTTTCTGATGGTTTATAGATACAGTTTTGAATTTTTCAGAGGTGAATAGTGAATGAAGTAGTTAAACGGTGAGACCGTCATTGCAAGCCGCAGTTATGATGCGGCCCCGAGTCTCCGCGTAAGAGCCAGCTTTACTTCTGGTAAGGGTTAATAAGAAAAGAAGTACTGGTTTCACCACGTGACAGCCAATCACGCACTGGTTTGAGCCAACGGGGAGCAGAGACGAACCGGGTTGACGAACTCAAGGGCATGAGCGCGGCCACTGCGAGAGTGTAGCTGGCATCACAAGGCGCATTTATGAGTGCGCCTGATGATGCTTATCAGTTTCCAAAATCAAAGCTGCGTTTTCAATTCCGAAGGGTTGTCGGATGGGGTGGCTTCTTCTGATGGCGTGGCGCTGAAGTCTTTAATGATTGCACATCCCCACCAGTTAATAATCAATGCCGCCACAGCGGTAAACAGCCATGGTATCTGTGAGCCTTCGAAGTATTGCTCGCTAATATAGTTACCGGTGGTAAAGCAGGTGAAGATGGTCGCACCGATAAACCATCCCTGAAAAAGATTGGTTTTCAAAGTCATGATAGTTCCCCATTGGTAAGAGGTGCCAATATCTCTCTATGTACAACGGAAAGCAATCATCTCATAACATCTGCTTATGTATTTGTTTTGAACTCAACTTGCGCATAGCGGGGCTTTTTTATGCACAGCGTACGCGAGCATCGAAAAGATACTTTAATGAGCATTCCGGGAAAAGTGGCTTGAGCAACTGTATAAAATCAGCGATACGTTAACCACATCGCAAAAAAAGATAAACCACATCTTCCGACTTTTTATAAGATAACTAAACTGGAATGATGCAATAATTTCACATATTTCATTACAATCAGAAAGATGCTCCATACAGTCGCGATTGTTGACAAAAGGGACTCGCTTAACTCAATGACCAGATTGCCAGAATTTTCGCTTTCTTTCTTTCGCCCCCGCTACTGGCTGTTATGGCTTGGAATACTCATTCTTCGCTGTCTTGTTCTGCTTCCTTACCCTCTTTTATGCCGGATCGGATGTGGTCTGGGTAGACTGGGTCTGCGAATAATGTCACGCCGCGTAAACATTGCGCGCAGAAACCTGGAGCTTTGCTTTCCCGATCTGGCAAAAGATGAGCAGGAAAAACTGCTCATCAAAAATTTTGAGTCAGTCGGTATGGGGGTCATTGAAACAGGTATGGCTTGGTTCTGGTCCGATGCAAGAATACGTAAATGGTTTACGGTTACGGGCTATGAGCATATGGAAAAAGCCCGGTCGGGTCAGCGTGGAGTGCTTCTCATTGGTATGCACTTCCTGACGCTTGAGCTTGGTGCACGTATTTTCGGTATGCTTAATCCTGGAATTGGTGTTTACAGGCCAAACAACAATGCGTTGTTTGACTGGTTACAGACACGCGGTCGTCTGCGTTCTAATAAAACGATGCTGGACCGCTATGATCTGAAGGGAATGATTCGAGCCCTTAAGCAGGATGAAATCATCTGGTATGCGCCAGACCATGACTATGGTGCGCAGAACAGTGTATTTGTGCCATTTTTCCAGGTCCCTGATGCTGCAACGACAGCAGGTAGCTACATGCTTGTCAGAGGTGCTCGTCCGGCGGTAGTTCCATTTGTTCCGCGACGCCTGCCAGATCAGAAAGGATATGAGCTGATTATTTTAGCGGATATCAGTGAAGAACTGGCTGGCAGGGAAAAGGAGTTTGTCGCCACGAGAATGAATCAGACAATTGAAGAGGCAATCAGGTTAGCACCGGAGCAATATATGTGGTTGCATCGTCGATTTAAGACCCGTCCTCCTGGAAGAGAATCTTTTTACAGTAAAAAATGAGCATGGTTTGGTCAACCCAGGCTAAACGATAGCAGCCCTGCATATGCGGGGCTTTTTTATGCGTATCGCACGCGCACCAACGAGACACTTTCAGCAGTGAGCCTGGGGAAACCGCTTGTCTCGGGCGGCTTTCCCGTGCGACAGGCTCACATTTAAAAGGAACAAAATAATGTCTGACTTAGATCCACGAGTAGAAGCCATTGTTAAAGAGGCGCTTATGCGGAAGGAAGGGATTGCAGCAGAACGCTTCGCTATTCATGGCACAACTGCCGCGAACGGTGAAACCATTGAGCAGCGAACGCTGTCAGCAGTGCTATCCAGTGCATTGCATCAGATCGATGCTGACCAGGCTGGTGACGTTGCCGTTAAACTCGCTCAGGCTGTTAAGTCAGCGTTCCAGACCCTGAATAGCGGCTTTGCTGCTGGTGGCTATATAAGCAGTCAGTGGGGCATCAAGTTGGATTCAACTGGTAGCCTTGCCACCGAGAATGTGGATAAGTCTGAATGTTCGGACTGTGAGTCAGATGTTCACGATCCGGTTTCACTGAAAGACATTAAAGCCAGTCGTGAAGATGACATGCTTACCATCGGAAACTATCCCGGCGCTCACCTCTCGAGCAAGTTGGCTGTCAATGCTGCCGCCGCTGAGACCAGCGAAGCCCTGTCGAAAGAGATGAATGAAGTAATCGGCACAGTGGTACTAAATGTTATCAAAGAACAGAGCAAGCCAGGCGGGTTGCTATATCGACAATGATGGACGTTTGGACGTCCAAACATCTAAATTGTTCGATGGTTGTCAATCAAATGATAATCATTATCTTTTAAGCGGGTCCTCCCGGCGGGGTCGCCTGCCACGGGGCGGCGGGGTCGCGGAAAACGGCTGGTTTTTGCGATCTATGGTCATCATCATCATTCGGCTATCTCCCTGATTTTACTCACAGGCATTTTGCAAAGATGTCGAATCGTATAAAAAGTGTTCACCATCATGGACCAGGAAATCGCCTCACTCAAACTGAACATTAACCAGCTGGCGGCCATCACCGATGTTCACCGTCAGACCGTTGCCGCCCGCCTCAAAAATGTCAGCCCTGCGCCGGGCAGCAACAGTAAGTTAAAACTCTACCTTGTTACTGACGTTCTGACCGAACTCATGATCCCGACGGTATCTGTCAACCTTGATGATATGCCACCTTCTGACCGTCTGGCCCACTGGAAAGCGGAGAATGAGCGCATCAAATTCGAGCAGGACACCGGGCAGCTTATCCCGGCTGATGAGGTGGCCCGCGAATTTTCACTGATGGCGAAAGCCGTCGTTATGGTACTGGAAACCCTGCCCGATATTCTTGAGCGCGACTGTGCATTAACTCCTGCCGCAGTCGCGCGCGTGCAGAGTGTCATTGACGATCTCCGCGATCAGATGGCCCAGAAAGTGCTGGAAGCAGAAACAGAGGAGGATGAGCCAGAGGAGGACTGATGGCAAAGCGGGCATCGGCCCGGGGGATCCGACAGGATGTATCCGGTATTTTACGCGCGCCTCGCCGTATGCTGGTGGCTGATGCAGTCGGCAGCTATATGCGCGTACCGATGGGGGCAGGGAACTCGGTCCCGTGGGATCCGGATCTTGCTCCGTATGTTATCGAACCCATGAACTGCCTGGCGTCACGCGAATATGATGCCGTGGTGTTTGTAGGCCCGGCGCGAACGGGCAAAACCATCGGATTGATTGACGGCTGGATAGTCTACAACGTTGTCTGTGATCCGGCTGATATGCTGCTTATCCAGATGACCGAAGAGAAGGCGAGGGAGCACTCGAAGAAGCGCCTGGATCGTACCTTCCGGTGTAGCCCTGAGGTGAAAACCCGGCTCAGTCCCCGGCGCAACGACAATAACGTGTATGACCGCACCTTTCGCGCCGGTAACTACCTCAAAATTGGCTGGCCCTCCGTCAACATCATGTCGTCGTCGGACTATAAATGTGTCGCCCTGACTGACTACGATCGCTTCCCTGAAGATATCGATGGCGAGGGGGATGCGTTTTCGCTGGCCTCGAAACGTACCACTACCTTTATGTCATCGGGTATGACGCTGGTGGAAAGCTCGCCGGGTCGGGACATCCGCGATACCAAATGGCGGAGCAGTACCGCCCATGAGGCACCGCCGACCACCGGTATTCTGTCGCTGTATAACCGTGGCGATCGTCGCCGGTTGTACTGGCCCTGTCCTCACTGCGGGGAATTCTTCCAGCCTGAGATGGATAACATGACCGGTTATCGCGATATCGCCGATCCGGTGGTGGCGAGTGAATCAGCCTGCCTGCAGTGCCCTGCATGTCAGGGAAAGATCACCGCT
Coding sequences within it:
- a CDS encoding antiterminator Q family protein, whose amino-acid sequence is MRDVQMVLERWGVWAASGKGNIGYPRIAAGLSSLLPASRAGRPSCCDDDGMFINEAMIRLRKHDEYLCALLEWHYIENMTLRAMAAKLGISHNHVSVRLQSAESFIQGCLCTLDIKLEMDRECRKENVLPVRLKRVV
- a CDS encoding class II holin family protein, which codes for MSKLVTGVALGTSGGTILNGVLTKLSPDEWSAVGVLAGIAGIVITGLINWYFKRKVANAQVRALEKYGPTVKVGDD
- a CDS encoding DUF1441 family protein, whose product is MDQEIASLKLNINQLAAITDVHRQTVAARLKNVSPAPGSNSKLKLYLVTDVLTELMIPTVSVNLDDMPPSDRLAHWKAENERIKFEQDTGQLIPADEVAREFSLMAKAVVMVLETLPDILERDCALTPAAVARVQSVIDDLRDQMAQKVLEAETEEDEPEED
- a CDS encoding lysozyme, producing the protein MPMTSSLRNKLIAAAGGGAMLIATIFLGGHDGVEGRKYVAYKDVAGVWSVCDGHTGRDIVRHKTYTDRECDALLWKDLQPAKRTVDQLVKVPVGEYQRAALYSFVFNVGSDAFSKSTLLRKLNKGDHAGACEEMRRWVYAGGMKWKGLQNRREMERSMCLAEGENDL
- a CDS encoding lysis protein codes for the protein MTFKAKLIGALVIAGLLVALGWAVSHYRDNAIAYKEQRDKAKGDLLLANDTINDMKVRQRDVAALDAKYYGELADAKATIDQLERDVAAGRKRLQLNATCGANGAPGTTSVDDGTGPRLTDAAERDYFTLRERIETVTKQLTGLQQYVREQCLR
- a CDS encoding DnaB helicase C-terminal domain-containing protein yields the protein MSQVWRNDDLEGAVIGAICLRGADPEVLDILSRMPASVFSVHQYREIYRGICGQARNGIIDPLLLCETLPALSAVIMSASNIPWAKSALGSYVLILIRNAAIRDAEKAMTEALAAMREATNGAAAVAAMESAKQIMSVIDINGESVNPVHIDELLPEVVSRVEARMQGLEEGRSLLTGIEDLDVKTGGIDITDLVFIAARPSMGKTELALDIIDKVSEQGHGVLFFSMEMANIQIGERMVSAAGGMPVSRLKAVDRFENEDWARLTTGVARLTGRNIWMVDANDLTVEQISRTATRWKMAHPEIALVVVDYLALIKIQSTARYDLAVGDVSKGLKRLAKANKTPVIALSQLSRGVESRPNKRPMNSDLKNSGEIEADADLIMMLYRDEVYNPESPAKGIAEINITKQRNGELGTVYRRFFNGHFLPIDQDEAKARTAPQVRAQARRYSKGSQSTYADF
- the lpxL gene encoding LpxL/LpxP family Kdo(2)-lipid IV(A) lauroyl/palmitoleoyl acyltransferase, translating into MTRLPEFSLSFFRPRYWLLWLGILILRCLVLLPYPLLCRIGCGLGRLGLRIMSRRVNIARRNLELCFPDLAKDEQEKLLIKNFESVGMGVIETGMAWFWSDARIRKWFTVTGYEHMEKARSGQRGVLLIGMHFLTLELGARIFGMLNPGIGVYRPNNNALFDWLQTRGRLRSNKTMLDRYDLKGMIRALKQDEIIWYAPDHDYGAQNSVFVPFFQVPDAATTAGSYMLVRGARPAVVPFVPRRLPDQKGYELIILADISEELAGREKEFVATRMNQTIEEAIRLAPEQYMWLHRRFKTRPPGRESFYSKK
- a CDS encoding RusA family crossover junction endodeoxyribonuclease, with translation MQIFNIIPMGKPRMTRADKWKKRDVVLRYRAFCDEVRLNGLVMPETGGHITFVIPMPASWSQKKRAAMKGQAHQQKPDADNMLKALMDALFTDDAHIWAVRVTKRWGETGQILISTNERAA